ttttagtttagagtaaactacatatttttacatgtatatgaaaattcaatatatcttttaattgaTATTCACTTGCTTAATAAAGATTAATATAGACAAAGATAAGTTAATAACAACATCAATTACAATAATTGATCtttaaaaaaacattgtatCATTTATTAATAAGTGTCTCAAATTAATATCATTTGCTTTTCTAATACTATTTATGTGATGTAACATAATCTTTTTTGTAGTGTATCATACATATCTCTTGCAAATTCAAACATAAGTGTTTGTATCAATcgaaatatctatatatttgcAAACAAAATAACTTAGATCACAAGTAATGTATATATCccatcccgcccgtagggcgggccgatcctAGTTTCTTATGTAATGTTGTACGCCAATTTTGTAATAGTTCGTCTAATATATATTGCCGGTTACCATATatgtttaaaacaaaatatttaatatgtgcATATTGATAAAACTGTGTATTTAAGGATATATATCATTATATCCGTAGCTACGACTATATACATAACATATTTATGCacataactatatattatttatttgtatattagttaatatttaaatttacgtTCGTATACATACATTGAAATAACTTATGCATATGTATACTTTTGTTATTATGTCACAACATCCCCTATTACACAACTATGTGCATATTCACAAAACTAACAAGCATGTgttatgatataaattttaataatgtctttaaataaacatatattgaaaatttaatattctaattttggaaatcttcattgtttttttttaatgattataaattattggaactattaaacatcccacattaaaaaaatttcgtTGGTGTAAAACTTttttacacaaatatgcaaataatcataaaaccataagagtagaaacctcatttaataaatatacatattaaaagtatactatatatctatgttaacatcatttaaatttaattatatatcatattgatagataagattgattgattgttttgatttatttaccctaaaatgattgtGAATAAACAAAAGTGATAGTTTGACTTATATGTGCACACCAATTTTTTACATAATAGTaattgatttcttagttattcatatatataatattattttattgtttcataatatgcataaaaacataaaataagcaataaatataaaatatttattttgcacaaaacgcggatcttaacctaagtatgtagctctttaataattttaaatcttaatcattttttaaatctcaggccaaaacaaacaaacgaaataagaataaaatctaaaatcaatatttatattgagcaataaccaaaatgaaaaggagacacaaaaaatagaaaaatattgatGATAGATAAGATTGGCACGTTACTTTTcatattcataattaaatattaaattgttaaatcatgatataaaaccgagctggcATAGTTTTATTGTAACCAAATATTAGATttgagattcttcggcctaaacgtgAGGTTCTTATGtgataagtgattttttgacctaaaatatttttaaaaatgagatcacctcatcaataaacaaaattatgtaattaacaaattttaaaaaattgtttaaaggccaaaatattaattcgatcaaaaatatacatttatttttttcattcaatattttttaaataattttcatataaatttaacatGCGCAAGGCAcaagtcttatcctagttttGTTTATGTCTATTCCTATTATTTGTAATTTGTCACTTTACATATTCGATTTGTCCATCTTATAGAATATGGATGGTTACATAAATCCCGTTTACTTATAAACCTTCTGTTTCAAACAGACTTTACCTTTTAAAGAAACAACTGTTGAACCAGGACTTAACCAAGTTCCATTGAGTCACATTTGCAAGAGAAATGACTAACGAACATAGGATATTCATCAATTGACAGACAATGTTGTTGCTGATATCCACTGCGAATCAACACAATTCTGATACGTGTGAAAAGACTTCATACTTAGAAACTATTAAACCCTCATAGGTCCAACACTCAgagatatatatgataatatgaaattaattttgttcTTACATACATACGAGCAAAATGTTGTACAAGTCATCACAGATAATGCTTCAAATTGTAAGGCGGCTGGAGACCTTATTGAGGGAGGTTTCCTCACATCTATTGGACACCATGTGTTGTTCATACTCTCAATCTCGCTCTGAAAAATATTTGTGCAGCAAGGTATGTGgaagaaaatcaagaaacatATGAGGAGTGTAATTGGATTACTGACATTCATGGAGATGCCATTGCAATAAAAAACTTCATCATGAACCACAACATGAGACTAGCCATTTTTGGTAAGTTCTGTCCGCTGAGATTACTTAAGGTTGCTGATACACGGTTTGCCTCAATCATTGTGATGCTTAAGAGATTGAAGCTGATAAGAAGGGGTCTTCAGCCATGGTTATAAGTTAAGAATGGTCTACTTACAGAGATGATGACAATTGGGAAGCAAGCTTTGTTAAAGAGAAGATTGTAGATGATGACTGGTGGGAAAAGGTATCTTATATTATAGATTTCACAAGATCTATATATGAGATGATTAGATTTTGTGACACCGACAAACCATGTCTTCACTTGGTATATGAGATGTGGGATTCTATGATCGAGAAGGTGAAAGCTGAGATTTACAAGAGAGAAAAGCGTTCAATGTCTGAATTCAGTCCCTTCTATGATGTTGTTTATGAAATTTTGGTGGCTCGCTGGACAAGGAATAACACTTCCCTACATTGTCTAGCTCATTCTTTAAATCTAAGGtatgattttaatatatgatttatcattttatttttcatttgtcacatatatatgtttatatattgttCTGTATTTTGTAGATTCTATAGTGATTATTGGCTGAATGAAGATTTGGCAAGAAAAGGTCCACATAGGGATGCAGAAATTTCACATTAAAGGATAAAGTGCTTTTGAAGATTGTTTCCAAGCAATGAGGATCACGTGAAAGTTATGCAGGAGTATGCATTGTTCTCGATGAAGAGTGGTCATTTTGAAGATTTAACATCCATTTCAATGATGTCTACAATGGATCCCAAAAGTTGGTGGGCAAACTTTGGTGCTAAAACTCTTCTACTCCAAGCTTTGGCTTTTAGGTTACTTGAAAGCCTAGTTCATCTTCATGTGCTGAGCGTAATTGGAGTACTTACTCATTCATTCATTCACTAAGAAGGAACAGGTTAAATCCTAGTCATGTTCAAGACTTAGTTTTCATCCACAACAACCTAAGACTTCTATCAAGGAATTCTGATCAATATGAAGGTGAAAAGACCAAGATATGGGACGTTGGTGGAGATGGATTTGATTCTATGGAAGATGTAGGATTCTTGGAGTTTGCTGACCTTTCACTAGATGAACCGGAATTCGAAAATGGGCTACTAGATGATTAGTTTATTCTGTTGCTGTTTAGTATTTTGATCAAGTGTGTTTGCTGCTGTTTCTGTTGCTGTTTCTGTTGCTATCTAGTATTTTTATCAAGTATGTTTGCTATTGTTTCTGCTGATGTCTAGTATTTTGATCAAGTGTGTTTGCTTCTGTTAAAACTTATGTTTCAGATTTAACATTTTGACTTatggatatttttatattttcttataatatggtCGCCGTTTCTATGACGTACCCTTATCTACAATTTTAAGTTTGACTTTTCCCGTCTCCGCTCCTGTCCCAGTTTCCGGTTCCCGTCCCGGTCCCGGGGCTGCTTTGGAAGTAACTATGAAACGTTCACTTCTTTGGAGAATGTTTAGGAGTAACAACAGCATTAACGATGGCTTCTACCTCTTCTTTGACGCCTTCAAAGAAACCAGGTCCTTTCACATCATCAACTGGTGTATTCTGGTCAATGTCGTCACTTGTTCCATGAGTCTCTTTGTGATGGTGGCTCCTCGACTTTTCAGGATGATGACCTATTGCCTCTATCTCTTCTTTGACCCGTTCTAACACATTAGGCGCTCTTACAGTCTTCTCCTCTTAGAAAAACACCcaacaaagaaaataagaattgtgTAGTTTCTCTGAATCTACACAAATGACATTACAAACAGGATtagtttatttctattttatcgaTAATTCTGATAAACATTCCAATAGACTCGTGATTTGAttgtgaattttttaaaacaggaTTTGATCAaagtctttgtttttttttttttttttcttacagaaACTCAAAGAAACCTATACATATAACCCATGAGATCTGATGTGTTCATTATGTGTACCTGATAAagagtttaggttttgtttCGCCATGGATGGGTGTCTGAATCCCCCCTCCCCATAGATAATGATATGATCTTTACTGCTGCCTACTTTTGGTGCTTGATTCGGTGGCGTTTGCTCTGTTTTGGTATTTTTCTCGAAACGAGATGCGTTAAAAACCGTCAGACGTAAACGAAAAGTAGTGGGTCCCTCCTACAAACAGCTAGAAGACAAGAACCTGATCTGTACTCGAACCGGTGGAATGAAATTTCTGGATCAACGAGTCCCAAATGTAGGAATTAAATTGATAACACTAGGCTTAAAACTAAGAAACATGAAGTAAGGTGTTCCTTTCATAATAACTCTTATATATTGTACCTAAAGCCAATTTAGAAATACTATTGTCCCGCGAAATATCCCAACGTGTAATTGagtatattcaattttttttcgtCGATTGTATTATTAAGCTTTTTaggcaaaaaaatttaaacaatgataactatcaaaacaaatatagaaaatagataCACCAATAGAGATCCAATGTAAACTAACACACATCTATCTTGCGTGTGTACGATGATATGTCATGGATTTTAACCATTTTAAACCATAATTTTAGGCCTgtccaatatggtaaaaccgaaccgtaccgaaccgaaccgaaccgaaatagataatatggtgtggttttggtatataccatataaaccgaatggatatgattttataaaaaccataggatttggatatggtttggtttataaccgatttaaccgaataaaccgaacaaaccgatcaaaagtaaaaacatgtaaatatgtacatattttataacatcacatgaaaatctatttgttatataagtttttttttgtcatcaacaaacagactcatatagactctgcaaACCAATccggtaactccgcatccatgtgaacgacgaaagacaaTTGTTTTCTGGCACatcgtgctagactatccgccttttgATTTTCCGTCCGGGGtacatgaatgatctctgagcGAGTAAAACGTGTCTTCAGTAGCTTTATGTCATGCAGATAACTCTCAAACGCCggccattcctctggttccgaaaccatattcaccaattgagaacaatccgtagcaaaagtaacctgaaacTGATGTAAATTcgtcatacattccattgcccatatcaATGCTTCCATCTCTGCATGAAGAGGTGAAATACATGCCCTAGAATTCCTTGCACCCATCAATCCCTGAAAGCCCTCGAGTATGCTTCCAGGAACCATCTATAAAGCACCAACGACCGACCCGCGGCTGACGATTTAAAACCTCAGTCTGTTGTGGTACCTGCTTAGTCTTCATCACATGAGCTTCAGTCCAAAGTGTTGATTCAGTTTCTGCAAGCGTAAGTATATCTCTTGGgtcaatatccaaattactaaatACCTTATTATTCCTTCCTTTTCAagtataccataatatccatgcaaactgatgatcttccatCTTCGGGAGTACCCTCtagaaaagatgatccatattctTAAATAGAGAACTAGTGGGGAAGTAGGTTGGGTTAGACGGTATCTTTGACAAAACCCaaacttatatatttgttatataagttattcttttgttaataattattaccatattttttatattaataaagaatcataatttgaaaaacacttaaaatataattaaatgacAATTCATCGCAACTGaggctttttatttttttagtcttcttctttcaatcattttgctttttttttagcattgattaaattgaagtgaaagtaataaatttgatagataataactaaaaaaaatcttcacaacttttttcttatttataaacgaACAAAGTTTCACTCGAAGAAGCATGGCTttgatgaacactaaatatgaaagagtggaaaaacttttctttcatacttctcttttgttttttatttttattttcaaaatttcaagttttgattttaattctagatttgattatttcatctgAAGGTAtaagcgtttttatttttttttcttttatttgaaaatataatatctttttaataaatgaatgcgatgacaatatgactctaaattttatataatatgatcccaaactaaataattatgttttggtataaaaccgcataaaccaaaaaccgacggtatataaaccgaaccgaaccgaagtaaatatggatttagaatggtagttatattttactaaccgaaataacgaaaaaccgaaaaaacagaatctaaaccgaaccgatattcGGATTGAACACTcctacataatttatatatatttgtagagTCTTTTATATATGAAGTCTTTTCAGAGCTTTTACAACTTTTGGTACTCATTTGAGGAAAATagtgactttggagcattttggaacCTTTTTAAGAGTTATGCTGAAATCACTAAGGTGGATCAATTATTGAAaataaacatcgatcgacagatcaCTTCCACTATCGATCGACATAGAGCTATTGATGTCGAACGAGCGAGAATCAgcatttaagaaaattacaagTTTTATCCAAAACTCCAAGTTATTGCACCATAAGTTTTTGGCAGCATAttaggctatttattagggttttgtatcattttagaggcagacCTTATTGAGACTTCTTGCACCATTATCACACACTTGAAGAGGAGGCAAACTTGATAGGTTGGAAAGTttaggagaggagagagagatctgaacTTCATAACATAAAAGATTTTAAACTCCCTTGTTTCTTTACTTTGTCTTGTTATTTTTCATACTCTTTTCattttaagtattattcatACTATCATGACCATGTTTCTtatgaatatgtttgagtaTTCTTATTGTTAGATTAGGGTTCTTCAAATGGTGATCTATGTATTGATAATATGAATTGTTGTTAGGATATTTTaatagttcttcatctaattGTTCTTACTGCTGGGTCTAGGATTGATCACCCAGACTATGAACCATGATTgttaatagtattgattgaatatatattaatagaatagatatatgGTGATACGTAAACTGATTATGTTGATTGGGATCAAAGATGAAGATTataaactcattaatttttagtttgatCGGTTTCTGAAAAACACATGTTGATTTTGTATGTAACTTTTAATGAGTTTGTGTACAATCAAGGCAGTATCAGCAACTTACTTTTGCAACTTCCACGTTCAGTCACTTGAGATACCAAAATCTTCATCCTAAACTTGGTAAATTGTCACCGCATATGACTATTATAGGTGATGGTCTGTCGGACGATACTGACCTCTTGCGTGAGACACTATAAACGTGTCTATGAGTCGCCAATCACCAAGGCGTAATTTACTATGGGTACGTTGTATGATAGTTTTTCTGGTCAAGCAGTGTATTTTTATTACCCTGAAACAAAAACAGATTTCAAAACTTAGTACACattattgattttgagaaaaaaaataaaaatacaaatactcTTTACAGTTTCATCTGTGAAAATCATCTCAAAAGTATCACCTCCATAATTGGTTTTCTGCCTCACCAATGAATCAACTTCACTTGGATGCGCCATCCCTCTTTGTAGGGCTTAATGTCTTTTAGTAACGAAA
The genomic region above belongs to Brassica napus cultivar Da-Ae chromosome A9 unlocalized genomic scaffold, Da-Ae chrA09_Random_2, whole genome shotgun sequence and contains:
- the LOC125594558 gene encoding uncharacterized protein LOC125594558 produces the protein MAKQNLNSLSEEKTVRAPNVLERVKEEIEAIGHHPEKSRSHHHKETHGTSDDIDQNTPVDDVKGPGFFEGVKEEVEAIVNAVVTPKHSPKK